In Drosophila teissieri strain GT53w chromosome 2R, Prin_Dtei_1.1, whole genome shotgun sequence, the following proteins share a genomic window:
- the LOC122614582 gene encoding patronin isoform X21: MDVETQEIRQARQRASVKWLLSKAFNNRVPDNLKEPFYRDHENQERLKPQIIVELGNATLYCQTLANLYSDPNYQSMNHWSIIQTLARKGVPVAESADMPITETVLIQTNPLRINAHMSVIESLMVLYAKEISSGDRVMAAIRRISGNNYQAPTGQSYEQALLGWISHACAALKKRIIKEVDAGLPDDNGSRLQTPDIPPVRDFQDLCDGICLALLISYYCPKVVPWTSVRINYLPAVEDSIHNILLVCNFSQKHLPYTVMHMTPEDVTYMRGSMKLNLVVLLTDLFNLFEIHPAKCVCYPGMDGQDVIARRTMGANEHGICHRRGLTVQPVTPIPDLRSDLDQPPVGSPQNRPPFQVPHSNSFGGGLNRRSTPPNEYQTVQSNNFDGNHAEAFVVHKSRGITTLASMHSQQQQLHQQQQQQHQQQYHQQPLQQHPSQSQLQIQQQEPLVPARLRQAKEKTNVESKADERGDFVAAGRPSNWEQSRRPSFAGRRSRRNSSSEDSQLTIENFGGSQDQLNTLGRYERDRERKLSNTSVGSYPVEPAVAVRSSIADARGTLQLGYDTDSGSEKQDRETEKYSMRRQVSVDNVPTVSSHNLSNAGSPLPVARHKQHSSDKDYSSNSGMTPDAYNDTRSTSAYDPESTPVRKSSTSSMPASPAAWQLDVGDDDMRSLENASKLSTIRMKLEEKRRRIEQDKRKIEMALLRHQEKEDLESCPDVMKWETMSNESKRTPDMDPVDLDKYQQSIAIMNMNLQDIQQDIHRLATQQSQMQAQHLQAQQLMQAQQIANMLNQQQTYGSQQHLADHHYQQQRPMQQSFGSSPHIPQAYNAPVSAYSSRPPSRDPYQQQLHHQQQQPMPMPQPMQYVNEHGQYMSPPQPAHYMPQQTQQPQSIYSDNGAAYNHSNHSPYGGAPQYRSSVVYDDYGQPTNHFYLHESSPQPQAHPHPQRRTWAHSAAAAAYEQQQQIQPSLVDVNAWQTQQHQKQKQTWMNRPPSSAGAPSPGSFMLHQNGGGGGGGGGGELQHLFQVQASPQHGQRQVSGSNGVQRQQSLTNLRDNRSPKAPQNMGMPMGMPMQQEDMMAPQSICFIGDEEDVDELERNIIESMQSTHITDFVHQQQQQHQQQLQQQQRLQGHSGRGSSSEDYDSGEMISNKLNITSGNLTYRIPSPSRPSIQANSFQDPRAMAAAPGAEDQPPEKGFYISFDDEQPKRPKPPLRAKRSPKKESPPGSRDSVDNQATLKRESLSHLHNNNNIGFGNDDVNSKPVTRHSIHGLNNSNSVKSPGNATYNKYTDEPPIQLRQLAVSGAMSPTSNERRHLDDVSNQSPQQTQQPMSPTRLQQNSNNAEAAKNKALVIGADSTNLDPESVDEMERRKEKIMLLSLQRRQQQEEAKARKEIEASQKREKEREKEEERSRKKEEQMARRAAILEQHRLKKAIEEAEREGKTLDRPDLHVKLQSHSSTSTTPRLRQQRTTRPRPKTIHVDDASVDISEASSISSRGKKGSSSNLTGYGQLSSNSMKRDYYRGSQDSLTVKDSGLGRATPPRRAPSPGMGMGASGPKLYKQPAAKSNRGIILNAVEYCVFPGVVNREAKQKVLEKIARSEAKHFLVLFRDAGCQFRALYSYQPETDQVTKLYGTGPSQVEEVMFDKFFKYNSGGKCFSQVHTKHLTVTIDAFTIHNSLWQGKRVQLPSKKDMALVI; this comes from the exons ATGGATGTCGAAACACAGGAAATACGACAG GCTCGTCAACGTGCTTCCGTCAAATGGCTGCTCTCGAAGGCGTTCAACAATCGCGTGCCGGACAACCTGAAGGAGCCCTTCTACCGCGATCATGAGAATCAGGAGCGCCTCAAGCCGCAGATCATCGTGGAGCTGGGCAATGCCACGCTCTACTGCCAGACGCTGGCCAATCTGTACTCAGATCCCAACTACCAAAGCATGAACCACTGGTCAATAATACAGACGCTAGCGCGCAAGGGAGTTCCCGTGGCCGAATCCGCGGACATGCCCATTACCGAAACGGTATTAATTCAAACAAATCCGCTGCGAATT AACGCCCACATGTCTGTGATAGAATCGCTGATGGTTTTGTATGCGAAGGAAATATCATCGGGTGACCGCGTCATGGCGGCCATACGAAG AATATCTGGCAACAACTATCAGGCGCCCACTGGCCAGTCCTACGAGCAAGCTCTGCTGGGCTGGATTTCGCATGCTTGCGCCGCTCTGAAGAAGCGCATTATCAAGGAGGTGGACGCAGGACTGCCCGACGATAAT GGTTCTCGTCTGCAGACCCCGGATATACCACCTGTAAGGGACTTCCAGGATCTGTGCGATGGAATCTGCTTGGCGCTGCTCATCTCGTACTACTGCCCAAAGGTGGTGCCGTGGACGAGTGTGCGGATCAACTATCTGCCCGCCGTTGAGGACTcgattcacaacatcctgctGGTCTGCAATTTCTCGCAGAAGCATCTGCCCTATACCGTGATGCATATGACGCCCGAGGATGTGACCTACATGCGCGG ATCCATGAAACTGAATCTGGTAGTGTTGCTGACGGATTTGTTCAATCTGTTTGAGATACACCCGGCAAAATGTGTTTGCTACCCCGGCATGGATGGTCAGG ATGTCATCGCCCGGCGCACTATGGGCGCCAATGAGCACGGGATCTGCCATCGACGGGGCCTCACAGTGCAGCCCGTCACACCCATTCCCGATCTGCGCAGCGATCTCGACCAGCCGCCCGTAGGCTCGCCTCAGAACCGACCACCGTTCCAAG TTCCGCACTCGAATTCATTCGGCGGCGGCTTAAATCGCAGATCAACCCCGCCCAACGAATACCAGACGGTTCAGTCAAATAATTTTGACGGTAATCATGCCGAag CCTTCGTGGTGCACAAGTCGCGTGGCATCACCACACTCGCCTCCATGcactcgcagcagcagcagctccatcagcagcaacagcaacagcatcagcagcaataCCATcagcagccactgcagcagcacccATCCCAGTCGCAGCTCCAAatccagcagcaggagcccTTGGTTCCGGCTCGCTTGCGCCAGGCTAAAGAAAAGACCAATGTTGAGTCGAAGGCGGACGAGAGAG GCGATTTTGTCGCTGCGGGTCGACCAAGTAACTGGGAACAGAGCCGCCGGCCAAGCTTTGCAG GTCGTCGCTCGCGCAGGAACTCTTCCAGCGAGGACTCCCAGCTGACGATCGAGAACTTTGGTGGCTCCCAGGATCAGCTGAACACGCTGGGACGATACGAACGCGACAGGGAACGCAAGTTGTCCAACACCAGTGTGGGCAGTTATCCAGTTGAACCCGCTGTGGCCGTTCGCTCTTCGATTGCCGATGCTAGGGGCACGTTGCAGTTGGGCTACGATACGGACTCCGGCTCCGAGAAGCAGGATCGCGAAACGGAAAAGTATTCGATGCGCCGGCAAGTCAG TGTCGACAATGTGCCCACGGTGTCGTCGCACAATCTTTCGAATGCGGGCAGCCCGTTGCCGGTGGCTAGGCACAAGCAACATTCCAGCGACAAAGactacagcagcaacagcggcatgACACCAGATGCATACAACGATACCCGCTCCACCAGTGCTTACGATCCGGAGAGCACGCCCGTTCGCAAATCCTCGACGAGCAGCATGCCAGCAAGTCCCGCTGCCTGGCAGTTGGATGTGGGAGACGACGATATGCGCTCGCTGGAGAACGCCAGCAAGTTGTCCACCATACGAATGAAACTGGAGGAGAAGCGGCGGCGCATTGAGCAGGACAAGCGCAAGATCGAGATGGCTTTGCTGCGCCACCAGGAGAAG GAGGATTTGGAGTCGTGTCCGGACGTAATGAAGTGGGAGACAATGAGCAACGAATCCAAGCGCACGCCTGATATGGATCCCGTGGACTTGGACAAGTACCAG CAAAGTATCGCCATCATGAACATGAACCTGCAGGATATCCAGCAGGATATCCACCGCCTGGCCACCCAGCAAAGCCAAATGCAGGCGCAGCACCTCCAAGCCCAACAGCTCATGCAGGCTCAGCAGATAGCCAACATGCTGAACCAG CAGCAGACCTATGGGTCGCAGCAGCACCTGGCTGATCATCACTACCAGCAGCAGAGACCCATGCAGCAAAGCTTTGGTTCATCGCCCCATATTCCGCAGGCCTACAACGCCCCAGTCAGCGCATACAGCTCCCGTCCGCCCAGTCGCGATCcctaccagcagcagctccaccatcagcagcagcagcccatgcccatgccccaACCGATGCAGTACGTCAACGAGCACGGGCAGTATATGTCGCCGCCGCAGCCCGCGCACTACATGCCGCAGCAGACGCAACAGCCGCAGAGCATCTACAGCGACAACGGGGCGGCGTACAATCACAGTAACCACTCGCCGTACGGCGGAGCTCCACAGTATCGGAGCAGCGTGGTGTACGACGATTACGGGCAGCCCACCAACCACTTCTACCTGCATGAGTCATCGCCGCAGCCACAAgctcatccgcatccgcagcGTAGGACTTGGGCCCACtccgcagcagccgccgcttatgagcaacagcaacagatcCAGCCTTCCCTGGTGGATGTGAATGCCTGGCAGACGCAGCAGCaccagaagcagaagcagactTGGATGAACAGACCGCCCTCAAGTGCGGGAGCTCCGAGTCCTGGCAGCTTTATGCTGCACCAGAacggaggaggcggtggcggtggtggtggtggtgagtTACAGCACCTGTTTCAGGTACAGGCCTCGCCACAGCATGGCCAACGTCAGGTTAGTGGATCCAATGGCGTGCAGCGCCAGCAATCGCTGACCAATTTGCGAGACAATCGCTCGCCCAAGGCACCACAAAACATGGGAATGCCCATGGGCATGCCGATGCAGCAAGAGGACATGATGGCACCGCAGAGTATTTGCTTCATCGGTGACGaggaggatgtggatgagCTGGAGCGAAACATCATCGAATCAATGCAGTCGACGCACATCACCGACTTTgtgcaccagcagcagcagcaacaccaacagcaacttcagcagcaacagcggttGCAGGGGCACAGCGGACGAGGCAGCAGCTCGGAGGATTATGACAGCGGGGAGATGATCTCCAACAAGCTGAACATCACCAGCGGCAATCTCACCTATCGCATACCCTCGCCATCCCGTCCCTCCATCCAAGCCAACAGCTTCCAGGATCCCCGAGCCATGGCAGCAGCTCCCGGTGCAGAGGACCAGCCGCCCGAGAAGGGTTTCTACATCTCCTTCGACGATGAGCAGCCCAAACGACCCAAGCCACCTCTGCGCGCCAAGCGTTCGCCCAAAAAGGAGTCTCCACCGGGCAGTAGGGACAGCGTCGATAATCAGGCGACCCTGAAACGTGAATCGCTTAGTCAtctgcacaacaacaacaatattgGATTTGGAAATGACGATGTCAACAGCAAACCGGTGACCAGGCACAGCATCCATGGCCTAAACAACTCCAATAGTGTCAAATCTCCCGGAAATGCCACGTACAACAAGTACACGGATGAGCCGCCCATCCAACTGCGTCAGCTGGCCGTTTCTGGAGCAATGTCACCAACTAGTAACGAACGTCGCCACCTGGACGATGTCAGCAACCAGTCACCGCAGCAGACGCAACAACCAATGTCGCCCACGCGACTCCAAcagaacagcaacaatgccGAGGCGGCCAAGAACAAGGCGCTGGTCATCGGAGCAGATTCCACCAATTTGGATCCG GAATCTGTAGATGAGATGGAGCGGCGCAAGGAGAAAATCATGCTGCTGTCTTTGCAACGTCGCCAGCAACAGGAGGAGGCCAAGGCGCGCAAAGAGATTGAGGCTTCCCAGAAGCGAGAAAAGGAGCGCGAAAAGGAAGAGGAACGATCGCGCAAGAAGGAGGAGCAAATGGCACGGCGAGCGGCCATTTTGGAGCAGCACAGACTCAAGAAAGCCATTGAAGAGGCCGAGCGAGAG GGTAAAACCCTGGATCGGCCAGATCTGCACGTGAAACTGCAATCCCATTCATCCACCTCAACGACCCCGCGGCTGAGGCAGCAGCGTACCACGCGTCCCAGACCGAAGACAATTCACGTGGACGATGCCAGCGTGGACATCAGCGAGGCTTCAAGCATCTCTAGTCGGGGCAAAAAAGGCTCAAGCTCGAATCTAACTG GCTACGGTCAACTAAGCTCAAATTCAATGAAAAGAGATTACTACAGGGGCTCGCAAGACTCCCTCACTGTAAAAg ATTCGGGACTGGGACGCGCCACTCCGCCGAGGCGTGCTCCGTCGcctggaatgggaatgggcgcTTCAG GTCCTAAACTCTATAAGCAACCAGCGGCCAAATCGAATCGTGGAATCATCCTGAATGCCGTTGAATACTGTGTTTTTCCCGGCGTTGTCAACCGCGAGGCCAAACAGAAAGTGCTGGAGAAGATAGCGCGCTCGGAGGCGAAGCACTTCCTGGTACTCTTCCGCGATGCTGGCTGCCAGTTCCGCGCCCTCTACAGCTACCAGCCGGAAACGGACCAGGTGACCAAGCTGTATGGTACTGGGCCTAGTCAAGTCGAAGAAGTCATGTTCGACAAGTTCTTCAA ATATAACTCAGGAGGCAAGTGCTTCTCGCAAGTGCACACCAAGCATCTGACAGTGACCATCGACGCCTTCACAATACACAACTCCCTGTGGCAGGGCAAGCGGGTGCAGTTGCCCAGCAAAAAAGACATGGCGCTTGTAATCTAA
- the LOC122614582 gene encoding patronin isoform X3 — MDVETQEIRQARQRASVKWLLSKAFNNRVPDNLKEPFYRDHENQERLKPQIIVELGNATLYCQTLANLYSDPNYQSMNHWSIIQTLARKGVPVAESADMPITETVLIQTNPLRINAHMSVIESLMVLYAKEISSGDRVMAAIRRISGNNYQAPTGQSYEQALLGWISHACAALKKRIIKEVDAGLPDDNGSRLQTPDIPPVRDFQDLCDGICLALLISYYCPKVVPWTSVRINYLPAVEDSIHNILLVCNFSQKHLPYTVMHMTPEDVTYMRGSMKLNLVVLLTDLFNLFEIHPAKCVCYPGMDGQDVIARRTMGANEHGICHRRGLTVQPVTPIPDLRSDLDQPPVGSPQNRPPFQVPHSNSFGGGLNRRSTPPNEYQTVQSNNFDGNHAEAFVVHKSRGITTLASMHSQQQQLHQQQQQQHQQQYHQQPLQQHPSQSQLQIQQQEPLVPARLRQAKEKTNVESKADERGDFVAAGRPSNWEQSRRPSFAGRRSRRNSSSEDSQLTIENFGGSQDQLNTLGRYERDRERKLSNTSVGSYPVEPAVAVRSSIADARGTLQLGYDTDSGSEKQDRETEKYSMRRQVSVDNVPTVSSHNLSNAGSPLPVARHKQHSSDKDYSSNSGMTPDAYNDTRSTSAYDPESTPVRKSSTSSMPASPAAWQLDVGDDDMRSLENASKLSTIRMKLEEKRRRIEQDKRKIEMALLRHQEKEDLESCPDVMKWETMSNESKRTPDMDPVDLDKYQQSIAIMNMNLQDIQQDIHRLATQQSQMQAQHLQAQQLMQAQQIANMLNQQQTYGSQQHLADHHYQQQRPMQQSFGSSPHIPQAYNAPVSAYSSRPPSRDPYQQQLHHQQQQPMPMPQPMQYVNEHGQYMSPPQPAHYMPQQTQQPQSIYSDNGAAYNHSNHSPYGGAPQYRSSVVYDDYGQPTNHFYLHESSPQPQAHPHPQRRTWAHSAAAAAYEQQQQIQPSLVDVNAWQTQQHQKQKQTWMNRPPSSAGAPSPGSFMLHQNGGGGGGGGGGELQHLFQVQASPQHGQRQVSGSNGVQRQQSLTNLRDNRSPKAPQNMGMPMGMPMQQEDMMAPQSICFIGDEEDVDELERNIIESMQSTHITDFVHQQQQQHQQQLQQQQRLQGHSGRGSSSEDYDSGEMISNKLNITSGNLTYRIPSPSRPSIQANSFQDPRAMAAAPGAEDQPPEKGFYISFDDEQPKRPKPPLRAKRSPKKESPPGSRDSVDNQATLKRESLSHLHNNNNIGFGNDDVNSKPVTRHSIHGLNNSNSVKSPGNATYNKYTDEPPIQLRQLAVSGAMSPTSNERRHLDDVSNQSPQQTQQPMSPTRLQQNSNNAEAAKNKALVIGADSTNLDPESVDEMERRKEKIMLLSLQRRQQQEEAKARKEIEASQKREKEREKEEERSRKKEEQMARRAAILEQHRLKKAIEEAEREGKTLDRPDLHVKLQSHSSTSTTPRLRQQRTTRPRPKTIHVDDASVDISEASSISSRGKKGSSSNLTGYGQLSSNSMKRDYYRGSQDSLTVKESPDDYPSTSSTPIGRRGSYKTSREPAGVERGRTLSRISVAKGSTLNFRGRKSNSLMNLCDSGLGRATPPRRAPSPGMGMGASGRHMPSPSGPGSLPPGLISKRRGFDDGSSDFSLTPNLNMEYSGPKLYKQPAAKSNRGIILNAVEYCVFPGVVNREAKQKVLEKIARSEAKHFLVLFRDAGCQFRALYSYQPETDQVTKLYGTGPSQVEEVMFDKFFKYNSGGKCFSQVHTKHLTVTIDAFTIHNSLWQGKRVQLPSKKDMALVI, encoded by the exons ATGGATGTCGAAACACAGGAAATACGACAG GCTCGTCAACGTGCTTCCGTCAAATGGCTGCTCTCGAAGGCGTTCAACAATCGCGTGCCGGACAACCTGAAGGAGCCCTTCTACCGCGATCATGAGAATCAGGAGCGCCTCAAGCCGCAGATCATCGTGGAGCTGGGCAATGCCACGCTCTACTGCCAGACGCTGGCCAATCTGTACTCAGATCCCAACTACCAAAGCATGAACCACTGGTCAATAATACAGACGCTAGCGCGCAAGGGAGTTCCCGTGGCCGAATCCGCGGACATGCCCATTACCGAAACGGTATTAATTCAAACAAATCCGCTGCGAATT AACGCCCACATGTCTGTGATAGAATCGCTGATGGTTTTGTATGCGAAGGAAATATCATCGGGTGACCGCGTCATGGCGGCCATACGAAG AATATCTGGCAACAACTATCAGGCGCCCACTGGCCAGTCCTACGAGCAAGCTCTGCTGGGCTGGATTTCGCATGCTTGCGCCGCTCTGAAGAAGCGCATTATCAAGGAGGTGGACGCAGGACTGCCCGACGATAAT GGTTCTCGTCTGCAGACCCCGGATATACCACCTGTAAGGGACTTCCAGGATCTGTGCGATGGAATCTGCTTGGCGCTGCTCATCTCGTACTACTGCCCAAAGGTGGTGCCGTGGACGAGTGTGCGGATCAACTATCTGCCCGCCGTTGAGGACTcgattcacaacatcctgctGGTCTGCAATTTCTCGCAGAAGCATCTGCCCTATACCGTGATGCATATGACGCCCGAGGATGTGACCTACATGCGCGG ATCCATGAAACTGAATCTGGTAGTGTTGCTGACGGATTTGTTCAATCTGTTTGAGATACACCCGGCAAAATGTGTTTGCTACCCCGGCATGGATGGTCAGG ATGTCATCGCCCGGCGCACTATGGGCGCCAATGAGCACGGGATCTGCCATCGACGGGGCCTCACAGTGCAGCCCGTCACACCCATTCCCGATCTGCGCAGCGATCTCGACCAGCCGCCCGTAGGCTCGCCTCAGAACCGACCACCGTTCCAAG TTCCGCACTCGAATTCATTCGGCGGCGGCTTAAATCGCAGATCAACCCCGCCCAACGAATACCAGACGGTTCAGTCAAATAATTTTGACGGTAATCATGCCGAag CCTTCGTGGTGCACAAGTCGCGTGGCATCACCACACTCGCCTCCATGcactcgcagcagcagcagctccatcagcagcaacagcaacagcatcagcagcaataCCATcagcagccactgcagcagcacccATCCCAGTCGCAGCTCCAAatccagcagcaggagcccTTGGTTCCGGCTCGCTTGCGCCAGGCTAAAGAAAAGACCAATGTTGAGTCGAAGGCGGACGAGAGAG GCGATTTTGTCGCTGCGGGTCGACCAAGTAACTGGGAACAGAGCCGCCGGCCAAGCTTTGCAG GTCGTCGCTCGCGCAGGAACTCTTCCAGCGAGGACTCCCAGCTGACGATCGAGAACTTTGGTGGCTCCCAGGATCAGCTGAACACGCTGGGACGATACGAACGCGACAGGGAACGCAAGTTGTCCAACACCAGTGTGGGCAGTTATCCAGTTGAACCCGCTGTGGCCGTTCGCTCTTCGATTGCCGATGCTAGGGGCACGTTGCAGTTGGGCTACGATACGGACTCCGGCTCCGAGAAGCAGGATCGCGAAACGGAAAAGTATTCGATGCGCCGGCAAGTCAG TGTCGACAATGTGCCCACGGTGTCGTCGCACAATCTTTCGAATGCGGGCAGCCCGTTGCCGGTGGCTAGGCACAAGCAACATTCCAGCGACAAAGactacagcagcaacagcggcatgACACCAGATGCATACAACGATACCCGCTCCACCAGTGCTTACGATCCGGAGAGCACGCCCGTTCGCAAATCCTCGACGAGCAGCATGCCAGCAAGTCCCGCTGCCTGGCAGTTGGATGTGGGAGACGACGATATGCGCTCGCTGGAGAACGCCAGCAAGTTGTCCACCATACGAATGAAACTGGAGGAGAAGCGGCGGCGCATTGAGCAGGACAAGCGCAAGATCGAGATGGCTTTGCTGCGCCACCAGGAGAAG GAGGATTTGGAGTCGTGTCCGGACGTAATGAAGTGGGAGACAATGAGCAACGAATCCAAGCGCACGCCTGATATGGATCCCGTGGACTTGGACAAGTACCAG CAAAGTATCGCCATCATGAACATGAACCTGCAGGATATCCAGCAGGATATCCACCGCCTGGCCACCCAGCAAAGCCAAATGCAGGCGCAGCACCTCCAAGCCCAACAGCTCATGCAGGCTCAGCAGATAGCCAACATGCTGAACCAG CAGCAGACCTATGGGTCGCAGCAGCACCTGGCTGATCATCACTACCAGCAGCAGAGACCCATGCAGCAAAGCTTTGGTTCATCGCCCCATATTCCGCAGGCCTACAACGCCCCAGTCAGCGCATACAGCTCCCGTCCGCCCAGTCGCGATCcctaccagcagcagctccaccatcagcagcagcagcccatgcccatgccccaACCGATGCAGTACGTCAACGAGCACGGGCAGTATATGTCGCCGCCGCAGCCCGCGCACTACATGCCGCAGCAGACGCAACAGCCGCAGAGCATCTACAGCGACAACGGGGCGGCGTACAATCACAGTAACCACTCGCCGTACGGCGGAGCTCCACAGTATCGGAGCAGCGTGGTGTACGACGATTACGGGCAGCCCACCAACCACTTCTACCTGCATGAGTCATCGCCGCAGCCACAAgctcatccgcatccgcagcGTAGGACTTGGGCCCACtccgcagcagccgccgcttatgagcaacagcaacagatcCAGCCTTCCCTGGTGGATGTGAATGCCTGGCAGACGCAGCAGCaccagaagcagaagcagactTGGATGAACAGACCGCCCTCAAGTGCGGGAGCTCCGAGTCCTGGCAGCTTTATGCTGCACCAGAacggaggaggcggtggcggtggtggtggtggtgagtTACAGCACCTGTTTCAGGTACAGGCCTCGCCACAGCATGGCCAACGTCAGGTTAGTGGATCCAATGGCGTGCAGCGCCAGCAATCGCTGACCAATTTGCGAGACAATCGCTCGCCCAAGGCACCACAAAACATGGGAATGCCCATGGGCATGCCGATGCAGCAAGAGGACATGATGGCACCGCAGAGTATTTGCTTCATCGGTGACGaggaggatgtggatgagCTGGAGCGAAACATCATCGAATCAATGCAGTCGACGCACATCACCGACTTTgtgcaccagcagcagcagcaacaccaacagcaacttcagcagcaacagcggttGCAGGGGCACAGCGGACGAGGCAGCAGCTCGGAGGATTATGACAGCGGGGAGATGATCTCCAACAAGCTGAACATCACCAGCGGCAATCTCACCTATCGCATACCCTCGCCATCCCGTCCCTCCATCCAAGCCAACAGCTTCCAGGATCCCCGAGCCATGGCAGCAGCTCCCGGTGCAGAGGACCAGCCGCCCGAGAAGGGTTTCTACATCTCCTTCGACGATGAGCAGCCCAAACGACCCAAGCCACCTCTGCGCGCCAAGCGTTCGCCCAAAAAGGAGTCTCCACCGGGCAGTAGGGACAGCGTCGATAATCAGGCGACCCTGAAACGTGAATCGCTTAGTCAtctgcacaacaacaacaatattgGATTTGGAAATGACGATGTCAACAGCAAACCGGTGACCAGGCACAGCATCCATGGCCTAAACAACTCCAATAGTGTCAAATCTCCCGGAAATGCCACGTACAACAAGTACACGGATGAGCCGCCCATCCAACTGCGTCAGCTGGCCGTTTCTGGAGCAATGTCACCAACTAGTAACGAACGTCGCCACCTGGACGATGTCAGCAACCAGTCACCGCAGCAGACGCAACAACCAATGTCGCCCACGCGACTCCAAcagaacagcaacaatgccGAGGCGGCCAAGAACAAGGCGCTGGTCATCGGAGCAGATTCCACCAATTTGGATCCG GAATCTGTAGATGAGATGGAGCGGCGCAAGGAGAAAATCATGCTGCTGTCTTTGCAACGTCGCCAGCAACAGGAGGAGGCCAAGGCGCGCAAAGAGATTGAGGCTTCCCAGAAGCGAGAAAAGGAGCGCGAAAAGGAAGAGGAACGATCGCGCAAGAAGGAGGAGCAAATGGCACGGCGAGCGGCCATTTTGGAGCAGCACAGACTCAAGAAAGCCATTGAAGAGGCCGAGCGAGAG GGTAAAACCCTGGATCGGCCAGATCTGCACGTGAAACTGCAATCCCATTCATCCACCTCAACGACCCCGCGGCTGAGGCAGCAGCGTACCACGCGTCCCAGACCGAAGACAATTCACGTGGACGATGCCAGCGTGGACATCAGCGAGGCTTCAAGCATCTCTAGTCGGGGCAAAAAAGGCTCAAGCTCGAATCTAACTG GCTACGGTCAACTAAGCTCAAATTCAATGAAAAGAGATTACTACAGGGGCTCGCAAGACTCCCTCACTGTAAAAg AGTCACCCGATGATTATCCCAGTACAAGTTCAACTCCGATTGGACGACGGGGATCGTACAAAACTTCCAGAG AGCCAGCCGGCGTAGAAAGGGGCCGCACTCTGTCGCGTATCTCCGTCGCTAAGGGCAGCACGCTTAATTTCCGGGGCCGAAAGTCCAATTCGCTAATGAATCTGTGCG ATTCGGGACTGGGACGCGCCACTCCGCCGAGGCGTGCTCCGTCGcctggaatgggaatgggcgcTTCAGGTAGGCATATGCCATCTCCCTCCGGACCGGGCTCATTGCCGCCAGGTTTGATATCGAAACGTCGCGGATTTGATGATGGATCCAGCGATTTCTCTTTAACTCCGAATTTGAACATGGAATATTCGG GTCCTAAACTCTATAAGCAACCAGCGGCCAAATCGAATCGTGGAATCATCCTGAATGCCGTTGAATACTGTGTTTTTCCCGGCGTTGTCAACCGCGAGGCCAAACAGAAAGTGCTGGAGAAGATAGCGCGCTCGGAGGCGAAGCACTTCCTGGTACTCTTCCGCGATGCTGGCTGCCAGTTCCGCGCCCTCTACAGCTACCAGCCGGAAACGGACCAGGTGACCAAGCTGTATGGTACTGGGCCTAGTCAAGTCGAAGAAGTCATGTTCGACAAGTTCTTCAA ATATAACTCAGGAGGCAAGTGCTTCTCGCAAGTGCACACCAAGCATCTGACAGTGACCATCGACGCCTTCACAATACACAACTCCCTGTGGCAGGGCAAGCGGGTGCAGTTGCCCAGCAAAAAAGACATGGCGCTTGTAATCTAA